The nucleotide window AATCATGTGTGCTTCAATATATTGGATATGCTGACTGTGAATTTGTTATGTgtattttaacaataaaattgaGGGAACTTGGTAAAGAACTTTTATATACTAAGAATTTTACTGATAATGGCGATTCTTCTTTTATCTGCAGTCATTTTATGCCAGCAAAGTTGAAGTACAGGACTATAAGCTTCTTTGCCTGGCTGATGTTGAAGTAAGAGATCACAAGTTCACCTTGGTTGGAATTCTTGGTACATGGTGGACTCTACCACATTAACCATCTTAGGAGGCAAGTTTTAGTGGTTAGTTTGTTAGGGGAGAGGGGATTTATGGTAGTAGAATCGAACTCTAAACTACACCTttatagactttttttttcttgtttctttaaAAGGGCTTGTCTTTTTCAAGTCTTCTAGTGTGATTAACAAGctcatgtttataattttagatAGTGGAATGGTGAACCCATTTGGGAACTTTgctgtaaataaaaatattatatttcatcaGAGCTCAAGTGGTTAATTAGACTTTACTTGGAAATACAAATCCTAACAATGTTCATAATAAAatgtctaaatattttttttataatttatattttggtttAGAATATTGTTAggatttgttatttatttcatttttttagattttaaatttaaaataaatatacgaCATCATTAAGATTTTTGTTTAGGGGACAATATCAttaggatttaatttatatttctgtTTAGAATATTGTTAGGATTTGttctttatttaaatatatgatttaaaaatatatttttgtattacaacttttttttgagCATATTTTTTGTATTACAACTTAACTCTATAGAATATATGTAGAGCGATGAATAAAAATTTAGTACTAGAGTCTTTtccatataaaaatatatctcaTAATTTTCGCaatacaaacacaaaaaaaccCTATCGATTAGGAAATTGGATGAGTTCATCGCGTCAAGTGTAATGAGTGTTTGTGTAGATACAATCTGTGGTCTTTAATCGTAAaggtcataatcatcacattttttttggaccggtgctagtcacacccaaaaaaaataagttacaccctagaatgactaatataccatttaactaaaataaaaatttcaaattaactaaatttacattaacgtaaattgaacataagtaaacttaatttacattaacctaaattgaacgtaagtaaactgaatttacaaacttaatttacattaacctagattgaacgtaagtaaactgaatttacattaatctatattgaacataagtaaatttaatttacattaacctagattaaacgtaagtaaacttaatttacagtacctcttatatacatacgtatactaaatttatattaacctaaattgaacataagaaaactcaatttacattaacctagattgaatgtaagtaaactgaatttacactaacctaaattgaacatacgtaaacttgaatttacattaacctacatatgtaaactacactaaccccttttatatacatacacgtaaacttaatttacactaacctctcacataaaatcaaattgacagacatatctcataccaaaacaaacaataaacaaatagaaactcatcgaaaatgaaattcatgaaattcactaacctttatgaatatagtacagatcaataacaaagatgttgattcagatattggttgcacatctatggtgatttgtggatgaaagggggtaagggttcagaatgatcataaaagatggatttttaaaaatttacacgAAGAgagcaattttggtattattgtaaaattttaaataaatttgagtgtaaccttttttttttggtgtgactagcaccagtctttTTTTTCGTCAACCCTCGGATTATTCGGATTATAAGTGGAAATGGATTTTAGTAAACCCAAATTCGACTGTAATCTGTTGGCTACAatccccctaaaaaaaactatggcTACATTCTCCTCTCAAaacataattataaaaaaaaaaaaaaacactagtaTCTTTAGTTTGTTGGTCTATCTAAACATgattaaatactttttataaAATGGAATTTAAACATGCTAATAAGTTATACTAGACCTTCAATAAGCTAAATTCAGGTATGAAAATAAGTCTAGGACAAACTATAAGTGAGACATAACCTTAAATTTGTTGATCAGgcttagagttttttttttttttttttttttggtggtggtcggggttcgaatcccaacCTTATATATATCATGCATTGTCTATACCAGCTGAGTTAGTTTACGAGGACAGTTAGACTTAGAGTTTACAAAGCCTAGTTTAAACCCCTAATTGGAATCATAAaatccttaaaaatattaatcaacTGAATCCATTGTTGCCATAAAAATAAACTGAACCCATTAAAaattctcgtgagcttagctcagttggtagggatattgcatattagatgcaggagccggggttcgaaccccggacactccacttctccacaattaaattgtgcgagctctagccactagactacttgacaaaaaaaaagtttgaatatcTTGATTTGATTGAAAAGTATAATTTGATCACGTGTCTACTGTAAATTGGGCAAAAATCCACCttcaatttgattgaaaaatttattattctttcctttttttgtcCCATTAATTTTTGGTATATATAGTAAAACATAAAGtggagaaaataacataattggaGAAAAGAAACAAGTGTGTTGGAGGCTAGAAAAGAtcgacaagaagaagaaaaataacaagGTTAGTTtgtcttttcttttcttattcttatttacctccaaaaaatttggttttttaatttgtttgtttgtattttttttgtttttgtgtttattttgattaaGAGGTAAGAGATGATCCAATGACTAGTACTAGTGATCTAAATTGTAGAATTAGTGGTTCTCTTATACCCCtataacataaattatatagTAGGTTTTGATAATTTGTGTGATTTAGATGATTAAGTCATATAGTATATGaattctcttttaaaaatattcattgctttaaaaaaattaaaactaaataactTGTTTGATTAGTAAAACAGTTTTACAAGTAACCGTAGCATAACTCAATTAAAATGAACGTTACaaatactcttttatttttaagaattgaATTTCTAATAATTAAACTATTTAGTCATATCAATTTTACAAAGTTCAAGGTAAAATCATGGAAGATGGTAAAACTTCTTTCGtagttttgaattaaatattagattcaaggttttttttctttcttctgatcTCCATTAGTGGAGTTTGCAACCTCTTCTTTAATTTGTTTGGGCGTTGATACTCTCTCAAGCCCTAGTTTAGAGGGGCATATGTATCATGTTCTTATGTTTGGTGTATCTCAATAGTTTTGGGGAAAcatatttcacttttttttatttgtggcaAATTTTATGTGGTAAATTATAGCTTTTGTGAATAGTCAAGTTTTGTGAAcccaaaatccaaaataaacaataaaagattATGTGCCAACAACTTTGATCGTGCGTTTTTTTATGGatttaaaaagagaaagaattgataagcaaaataaaatactacggaaagagagaaagaattgatacttcatcaatttttttaggagaattAATACCCTAAtcattgtatttatttatttggctACAAACAAGTGTTATGGGTGCATCACCTTCTAGATGCTACTTCATGtgatttttcatttcatttttgtttatcataattttttaatatattatgttgtttttaaaaacaaatcgggaaaaagagaaattttattaataataatgacaCTAATGATTAAATTACAACGATAGTTATGACCGTTATGTGGCTCTAACCACACACCTCTAAgacaattatttgttttttggtacaatattgATTTGTTGTCTACTTTACATTTCCACTATgatctttttaattgtcattttgaacaacttatttaaaaataatccaTATTTTACACTTAACGCACTTGTATCTTAGAGGATTATAAATTTGTTAGATGCAAAGATCAAATACTATATGTCTTTAGGGTCCCAACTCATATCAACAGAATGCACTTTTGAGAATTTGACAACTTTTTGATTGAAACATAGATTTCTTTTATATTACCTTGTAAAGGGTATAGTTATAAGATGgtttaatttgaatattttattaattgtcttctatattttttgttcaaagCATCCTTGCATGCATGATAAGTTACAATTTTCTTGCTTCCGTTTGATTGTGTACATCTTTGTTAAGTTAGAATGCACTATTTGactaattatctttttttactAGTTATTTTCTTGGTGTCTGCTTATTGTATATAATTACAaacattttgtttgatttttaattaaaattaaatttattctatTACTCTCGATATACtataccatgtttttttttaccaaatatacTATACTACATTATGAATACTTGATTATATTGTGTTCGTAGAAAATGGGTCGTGGAAGAATATCTATGGAACTCATTCAAAAGGAGAGATCTAGAAAGATAACATTGCAAAAGAGAAAGGATGGTTTAATAAAGAAAGCAAAGGAATTTTCCATTCTTTGTGATGTTGATGTTTGTTTGATCTTGTACGCTCCTAACCTTGAAGGCCAAGGATATATTGAACCTGAAACATGGCCTAAAGACAAAAGAGAGGTACAAAGAGTTCTTCAAAAGTACTATGAGACAACAATTGATAGGCGTCCTAAGACCTATGATGTTCAAGAATATTTTAAGGAAAGGATGAAAAAAGTTGAATTGGAGATTTACAAAGTGCGTAAAGAGAGGTTAAAGATGAAGTATCCAACTTGGGATGAATCTTACAATTCTTTTGGAAATGAACAATTGAGGTCATTTGTTAGGTTTTTGGATTCTAAGCTTGACGCATGTGATCAAAAGATGAATATGCGAAAAGATGAATCATACAAGGTCAATAACCTTATTAGTTCTCCTTACTTGACCTCAAATTCAGGTACCAACTTCAATCTCATGCATACCAACATATCTCAAGTTAAAATTTACTCTCCattgatgaatatttgtgataaAAATCCCTTAGGGTTTTGGCCAATTCGATTGGGACAAAGCTCTCAACATTCTCTTATGGTTTCCAGTGCACAAAGCTCCTACTATTACCCTAGCAAGCATATTGATGCTAATGTTACCTATGATTCAAAAATCAGtatgaagaagaaggatgaagttaaaaatgacaaaaacttGCCATCATACTATTACAATGGAAATGCAATGATAATGCAATCATATCCTATTGCTATGCCTACTCCTCCTTTTCAGAATCTTGCAAACCTATCCCATGAATATCTACTTTATGGATCCTATGATATAGATAGTATTCAAGCTCAACTGTTCAACTCCAAGAATGGAACGAAGTAGCATGTAATGCTTTAGACATCCATACTAGCTTTTTAGTATAAGATTGTTGTATTtggttttaataatttttctagaTTTTATTACCGTTTATTTGTTTAGTTTATTGAACTAGTATAACAATTTCTTTTCTTAGTTTTAAATGGAACAAATAGCTTGGTAACTTTcttacttgttatgtttttactGAAAATTGAATGTTATATGTATTAACACATGCACGTCCCCTTTGACATATGCATGTACTCATattgatgaaaaattaaaattatctttGTTTATGTTCACGGAACAAATATTTAGTCATATAATTGTTTTACTTAAATAAATGTCTGTTTACTTTCTAACAATAAATTATAGTTTGTTGTTCAACACTAGACTTTGTGTGAAAACATTTAACGACACAATATCATATGGTTCAATATCATCACAATGTATTTCTCTATTTGGGTCATTAACTAGAAACATGTTGTATGTCATTTGTAAGTGTTGATTATGTCCATATTCTTAAAAGAAATGAACTtctatgttattattattttttttttttaaaatgctaACAAGTTATACCAAAAGGTTAAAACTTAGGATTTAAAAATAAGTCTATTGCAAACTAAAGAATAATTATACATGGACACCCTCTTTCCTTATACCATCCATACACACTCCTTATGtggcatttatttattttattaattaaagaagaaaatcaaCACAACATCTTGTCTGCATCGTTCTAGCCATTTGATTAATCTGACGGTTCAAATAATAAGTATTATTGAATACAATAAAACATACTAAAAAAATACTGAAAACTCAGGGCTTTCTTTCTCACGGCACACAAATCTTTGATTTTCTACAGACAAATCTTTAAGATTGTTGAACGCCTAAGAgagtgtcaattttttttctttcagttgaatgaattttatttattccaACAATTGTGACCTATGTGTTTTCAGTTTCATTctgatttttgttaatattatgcaaaatttgggtttgattttgttgttaattatgcTACAAAACTTTTTTCAATCTGTTGTGCATGTTTTCAAGTAGAACTTTTGGGATTTATTTGTTACTGGTATGTTATTTAGAATGaggagataaaataaaaaatttgaaatctgGTCGTGAAGAAGTGTGATGAACAAAACCTTtgggaagaaaatgaagaagccTTGAAATCTGTTTTTCCTCACACAGCTCATCTCTCTCTGCAATTCTCTCTCACGGAACTCTCAATCTCACCTTTGTCCTGTGCTGTGTTCATGACCGTCGGCGTTGCATGTGTTCTGGTGGTGAGTTTGATATACCCAACGACGGTGGTGATGGTCAGATCCGAGGGTGAGACGACAGGATACGACGGTTGTGAGATCTAACGGTGAGATCTGACGTTGATATGGTGGACAAAGGTGGTGGGCGGCGGTGTTGACGGTGGTCGGTGAGAGAAAGGAGGAGGTAGGTGGTGGTGAAGAGGGGTGAAGAGAAAGAGGTAAGTGGATGGAAGGAAGAAATAACGTGTTTCAGATAAAAGAGAGAAGGTGAACGCGAATTGACAAAATTACccttgataaaattaattaaaaatgccACATATTAGGGTGTAAAAGGGGGTTGGCCAGCTAAGTGTGTATATGTATCAGTTCTCCAAACTAAATATCATACAGTGCCTTAAActttttgacaaagtttgacTTAAATTTTGTAAAGCTAACTTGACTCAACCTATTTTCACCCTTATTTGGAATCAAAACCATAATAGAATATTAAGAGCTCATTTGTTATatctttttcatgaaaaaaaaaaaatcatttttaaaacaaaaatctcTTTTAGAAGTTTTCTTTCGTTGGTtgaatattttccaaaaaaaaaaaagtaagaaagaaaaattagaagCTAATATTAGTAGCTTAtcgaaaaattatttattttatgtgatttttcattttaaaaaaactgatttttgttctagaaaacaaacacaaaacaatTTGCTATTTTACGAGTATTGATTttggagtaaatagtcaatttccccctctgaaattgtaagtttcatcaattacctcctgaaattaacaaaacttcaattacccccctgaaatttcacaacgttagtcaatttaccccctccgtcaaatttttctgttagtgaacatgacgttttgcaaatactcccctgaagttttgcacttgtgtgcaaaatgccccccaaacttaaaaatttatattatttttttcttaaaaacaaacaattaatagttaaatattaaagctaactattaattttggagtttggaaaaactacatacatatatacatcaaaatagggaaaaatgtgtatttttaaagtgacaataatggttatttctaatagacaaattattatttttagaggtttataaacaaattaataataagatttaaatttatattttctccttcaccatcttagtcttttaactccttcaacaatttgctcaaaccatttaaactacacaacccccaatattaatccacaaatcatcccattattgtcactttaaaaaatacatatttttccccattttggagcctattttgatgtatatatgcatgtagttttccaaaattccaaaattaatagttagttttaatatttaactattaattgtttgtttttaagaaaaaaataatataaatttttaagtttagggggcattttgcacataagtgcaaaacttcagggggggtatttgtaaaacgtcatgttcactaacagaaaaatttgacggagggggtaaattgactaacgttgaaatttcaaaggggtaattgaagttttgttaatttcaggggggtaattgatgaaacttacaatttcaggagggaaattgactatttactcattgaTTTTGCCATCCAAAAACGTCTGACGACACAGCTTGTTGTCCGCTTGCCTTCTATTCAAGTGAAAATCTcttgattaatatttttctattgacaCTCCGGCCTCATGAGAAAGGGACCGTAATAATTCAAAGTTTTGATATGTAAAGTTTGGTCCAAGAAATTAATCTAAATAATTAAGTACGGaaatcactttattttttttataatcggACCATAACACATTAAAAACATTAATCAACTGAATCCATTGTTACATAAAAATCGATtgaatccattaaaaaaatatcgaatacttcaatttcaatttaattgaAAAGTTTAATTTGATCACGTGCCTATTGTATAAATTGGGCAATAATCCACCTTCAATttgattgattatttttttatttcattttttttagagattcaCAATTAGAGAAacgtatatattatattttttatttcctttttgagagattcattttcatttatttttgagagaagattcatttttattatatatagtaAAACATATAGTGGagaaaataacattataattagAGGAGAGAAACAGTGTGTGGAAGGCTAGAAAAGATAAACGAAGACACaagtaaaagaagaagaagaaaaacaaggttagtttgcttttttgttttttattttcttatttgccactataattttatttttgtttttgttttgttgattaatAAACCTGtaacataattttgttttgttttgtaaaatcaTCGAGATGGTAAAATTTCTTTCATAGTTTGGATTAAATACTATGTTCAAGGTCTTTCTTTTGATCTCCATCAATGAAATGCataatttattctttgtttGAGTGTTGATACTTTCTCAGGCTATCGTTTAGAGGTGCATATGTatgtatgtttttatattttgtgtaTTTCAATAATTTTGGGGGAACCtttcgtaattttttttgtttgttgcaCTTGCACAAATAGCTTTTGTGAGGAGACACTCTTTTGAGTAAATATCTTTCTTTTGTCTTATGCAAGTAGCTAAGAAAAATACACTCTTCAAATTAGGGTGTCTTGGTATCGGATACAGACACCGACACAACATTTATAATTACattacattaaattatatttttttttaaattattatccgTGTTGATATATGTGTCTATGTTTGTGTT belongs to Medicago truncatula cultivar Jemalong A17 chromosome 6, MtrunA17r5.0-ANR, whole genome shotgun sequence and includes:
- the LOC11439437 gene encoding agamous-like MADS-box protein AGL17 — encoded protein: MGRGRISMELIQKERSRKITLQKRKDGLIKKAKEFSILCDVDVCLILYAPNLEGQGYIEPETWPKDKREVQRVLQKYYETTIDRRPKTYDVQEYFKERMKKVELEIYKVRKERLKMKYPTWDESYNSFGNEQLRSFVRFLDSKLDACDQKMNMRKDESYKVNNLISSPYLTSNSGTNFNLMHTNISQVKIYSPLMNICDKNPLGFWPIRLGQSSQHSLMVSSAQSSYYYPSKHIDANVTYDSKISMKKKDEVKNDKNLPSYYYNGNAMIMQSYPIAMPTPPFQNLANLSHEYLLYGSYDIDSIQAQLFNSKNGTK